The nucleotide sequence TCTACCAAGGCTGGCCAACAGGCCAGCCTTTTTATGTCATGCGTGCCGATACCTGATGATTGTCTCCCGTCTTAACCAGTCGATCAGCGAAAGTGCACATTTTTCTCGCCACAATGCGCCCATGGTCGGCGTGCTCGGCCTGGTGAGCTTTCCGCTTTACTACTTCATCTGGCAATTTGTCTTCCCGCAGCCGTACGAAAGCGTGTGGCTGCGAATCGGTGGCGTGCTGGTGTGTATCCCGCTGCTGTTCTATCGCCTGTGGCCGGCGCGCATGCAGCGCTATTTTGCCGGCTACTGGGTGTTTGCCCTGAGCTACGCCCTGCCGTTCTTCTTTACCTACATGCTGCTGCGCAACGACCTGTCGCTGGTCTGGAGCATGAGTACCATGGCGGCGCTGTTCATGCTGGTGCTGGCCGTGTACGACTGGCTGCTGGTGATCTGCATTGCTGTCGTCGGCTCGTTGCTGGGCTGGATGGCCTTTCTGCTGACGGCGGACAGCGCCGCCGCCTTTTCCGCCTACATGCAGCAACTGCCGATCTATGCGTTCGTGGTGATTGCAGGCAGTATCTTCAACTACACCGCTAACATGGTGAAGGAAGAAAAACTCAACGCCCACGCGGCCATCGGTCGCAATATAGCCCATGAGCTGCGTACGCCTCTTTCTGGCATGAAGGGCGCCACCTCCGGCCTGGTGCAATACCTGCCGCACCTGGTCGCCGCACACCGCGCGGCCATGGAGGCCGGCCTGGACGTGCGCCGCATCCGCAGCACCCGCCTGGACCAGCTCAGCGACGCCGCCAACCGTATCCAGGAGGAGATCGACTTCTCCCATACCATCATCGACATGCTGCTGCTCAGTGCCGGTCAGACCACCATCAAGCAGGATAATTTTCGCAATCATTCCATCAATGACACCATCCGCCGGGCGCTGGAGCGATACCCGTTCAAATCCGAGCGCGAACGGCATCTGGTACAGTGGCAGGAAGGCGAAGACTTTGAATACTATGGGTCTGACCTGCTGGTGACCCACGTGCTGTTCAACCTGACCAAGAACGCCCTGCACAGCGTCATCAGTGCCGGCAAGGGTGTGATCCATATCAGCAGCAGTCGTGGCGTGGACACCAACCGGCTGATTTTCATGGACACCGGGCCGGGCATTCCCCGTACCCAGGTAAAACACATCTTCGACTACTTTTACACGTCGAAAACGGTTGATCAGGGTACCGGGCTCGGCCTGTCATTCTGCCGTCTGGTGATGCAGAGCCTGCATGGTGGCATCCGTTGCGAGTCCAGGCTCGGCGAATACACACTGTTCGAATTGTCTTTTCCCCGGGGTCGCTAATCATGTTGAAGCCTGTCATTCAGCCCTACTTTCATCCCACCACCGTGGTGATGGTGGATGACAACGAACGGTTTCTCGATAATTTCAGCCTGCAGCTGGATGAGAAACTGGCCTGTGTCTTCTATTCCTCGGCCGTGGAATGCCTGGCGATGCTCAACGGCCGCGCCAAGCGCACGCCGCTGGACCAGCGCTGCTTCTCCTACTACCAGCAGCCGTCCAACACGGCCTCGAACCGGGTCATCCGGCTGGACCTGACCCTGATCGAGCAGGAGATCAGCAATCCGGAGCGCTTCCGCGACATTTCCGTGGTCGTGGTCGACTACGACATGCCGGAGATGACCGGCCTGGAATTCTGCCAGCGCATCCGCAACCACCGTATCAAGAAGATTCTGCTGACCGGCGTGGCGGACGAGAAAATCGCCGTGGAGGCGTTCAACGCCGGCATCATCGATCACTTCATGATGAAGAGCGATCCGCAGATCACGATGCGCATCAACAAGACCATCAATGACCTGCAGCGCCGTTATTTCTCCGAAATTTCCTCGCTGATCCAGAGCACGCTGGCACTGGAAGCGCCGGATTTTCTCTACGATGCCGACTTCATCCGCTATTTCTTCGATCTGGTCGACAGGCACCATGTCGCCGAGTACTACTACGTCGAGGACCCGACCGGCTTCCTGATGGTGAGCGAGACCGGCCAGCTCTGGCGCCTGGTGGTCTATAGCGAAACCGACCTGCAACGCACCCTGTTCAACCTGCGCGGCCTGAAACCGCCGGCCGCCCTGATGAAACGCATCTCTTCCGGCAAGGCAGTGCCGTGGCTGTGGGCATCACCGGACGAATTCGACGAGGATGAGGATTTCTTCTGGGACGATTACGTGCACACAGCAACGCGTGTCAGCGGCGACCAGACCTGGTTCTGCGCACTGGTGGAAAGCCCGCCGGCAGATATTGAGTACGACAGCGAAACCTCCAGCTACATGGCCTACCTGGAAGAGCTCGACAAGCAATAAGCCTCTCTGCAGCACAAGCCCCGCAGCCCGCCCCCGGCGGCCGGACCCAGGGAAAGTGCCCGGAAAAGCCGAGGCTTTTCCAGGCCTTCCCTGGCTCAGGCCCGGGATCTATCAGCCGACGGCACGCTGACGTGTCACCACGTCACGATGCAGACGACGGGTCGACGCCCAGTCCCACATACCCACTTCATCACGAATCTCCGCACACACATCGAGCACATGCCCGACCTGATTGAGCGTCAGGCCGGCGTTGATGCTCAGGCGAATCATCGAGCGGTTCTTGGCCGTTGCCGGTGCGCAGAACACCGAGCCGAACACGTCACGCTCCTCCAGCGCCTCGCGCAGTTTCAGGGTCAGGTTTTCCGGCCCGGCTTCCAGCGAGATGATCTGCGACTGGCTGGCCGAGACGTTGTAGCCCAGCTCGGTCAGCCCGTTGCGCAGAAAGTCGGAGTTCATCCGCATGGCCTCACGCCGCCAGCCATCACGAATGATGATGTCGAGCGTCTTGTCGAGGCCGGCGATTTCATACGGCAGCAGACAGGAACTGAAAATCGCCGTTCGCGCGGTGCACCAGAAATACTCCTCGAAGGTCTTGCTGCAGAGGATGATGCCAGCACGGCCGGAGAACGCCTTGGCCAGGCTCGCGGTGACAAAATGCACCCGGTCATTGAGACCGTACTCGCGCACCA is from Isoalcanivorax pacificus W11-5 and encodes:
- a CDS encoding ATP-binding protein produces the protein MIVSRLNQSISESAHFSRHNAPMVGVLGLVSFPLYYFIWQFVFPQPYESVWLRIGGVLVCIPLLFYRLWPARMQRYFAGYWVFALSYALPFFFTYMLLRNDLSLVWSMSTMAALFMLVLAVYDWLLVICIAVVGSLLGWMAFLLTADSAAAFSAYMQQLPIYAFVVIAGSIFNYTANMVKEEKLNAHAAIGRNIAHELRTPLSGMKGATSGLVQYLPHLVAAHRAAMEAGLDVRRIRSTRLDQLSDAANRIQEEIDFSHTIIDMLLLSAGQTTIKQDNFRNHSINDTIRRALERYPFKSERERHLVQWQEGEDFEYYGSDLLVTHVLFNLTKNALHSVISAGKGVIHISSSRGVDTNRLIFMDTGPGIPRTQVKHIFDYFYTSKTVDQGTGLGLSFCRLVMQSLHGGIRCESRLGEYTLFELSFPRGR
- a CDS encoding response regulator; translated protein: MLKPVIQPYFHPTTVVMVDDNERFLDNFSLQLDEKLACVFYSSAVECLAMLNGRAKRTPLDQRCFSYYQQPSNTASNRVIRLDLTLIEQEISNPERFRDISVVVVDYDMPEMTGLEFCQRIRNHRIKKILLTGVADEKIAVEAFNAGIIDHFMMKSDPQITMRINKTINDLQRRYFSEISSLIQSTLALEAPDFLYDADFIRYFFDLVDRHHVAEYYYVEDPTGFLMVSETGQLWRLVVYSETDLQRTLFNLRGLKPPAALMKRISSGKAVPWLWASPDEFDEDEDFFWDDYVHTATRVSGDQTWFCALVESPPADIEYDSETSSYMAYLEELDKQ